A single region of the Elizabethkingia sp. JS20170427COW genome encodes:
- a CDS encoding AraC family transcriptional regulator — protein MRENAKQKNIMSRKFIFILFLFSISIFKAQEYYSELRKKYWEYEENDERALTYLNMYIASAKKEKNYAELFQGYDDAKRYSINDKLKYADSAIAAAKKSENRNLIGNAHIGKGTVYYFSYRKFQPALDEYLKAYEYLKNTDDKFLKYQNLYHIGVVKSYLGYYKEALEIFKECIIYFEPNTKADIHPNLIFNNKKGYLNCLHQMIVCYQHLNNFKESERLIQKGLNDIPKNNPYFELEKSYFYKCKGILEFNKKSYKDVINDFNTALPELIKINDFTWTSVVYFYRGLSYSKMGDEQKALLDYKKVDSIFVRHQFILPELRQNYEELIKYYKKKDNPKQELYYTNQLLKADSIISSDFKSLSIRIHKEYDTKALLEAKKDLESSNFLSKSMLMISGIIILLLGIIFFYWFKRKKELQKKYDELLLKINSDFTEKPITPIVEIALEKNSKLDTRTFESLQKAFDEFEKNKGFLEKGITAGKLAIQMGTNATYISQFMSEYKESNFNTYINKLRIDYATQKIYNDKQWRKYSVEDIALSCGFSNRQSFSNVFYKQNGIRPADFLKKRNQELELQKNS, from the coding sequence TTGAGAGAAAATGCAAAGCAAAAAAACATAATGAGCAGAAAATTTATATTTATTTTATTTCTTTTTTCAATTTCAATATTCAAAGCCCAAGAATATTATTCGGAATTGCGAAAAAAATATTGGGAATATGAAGAAAATGATGAGAGGGCTCTTACCTATCTTAATATGTATATCGCCTCTGCCAAGAAGGAAAAAAATTATGCAGAGCTTTTCCAAGGGTACGATGATGCAAAAAGATATTCTATAAATGATAAACTAAAATATGCGGATAGTGCTATTGCAGCTGCTAAAAAATCTGAAAATAGAAATCTTATTGGGAATGCTCACATTGGAAAAGGAACTGTTTACTATTTTAGCTACAGAAAATTTCAGCCTGCATTAGATGAATATTTAAAGGCTTATGAATACCTAAAGAACACGGATGATAAATTTCTAAAATATCAAAATCTGTATCATATAGGCGTGGTAAAAAGCTATTTGGGATATTATAAGGAAGCTTTGGAAATTTTTAAAGAATGTATTATCTATTTTGAACCTAATACTAAAGCAGATATTCACCCAAATCTGATTTTTAATAACAAAAAAGGCTATCTAAATTGTTTGCATCAAATGATTGTTTGTTATCAACATTTAAATAATTTTAAAGAGTCTGAAAGATTAATACAAAAAGGGTTAAATGATATTCCAAAAAATAATCCGTATTTTGAACTTGAGAAGAGTTATTTCTATAAATGTAAAGGAATTTTGGAATTTAATAAAAAATCATACAAAGATGTAATTAATGATTTTAATACTGCCTTGCCTGAACTAATAAAGATTAATGATTTTACATGGACTTCTGTTGTTTATTTTTATAGAGGTTTATCTTATTCGAAAATGGGAGATGAACAAAAAGCGCTTTTAGATTATAAAAAAGTAGATTCCATTTTCGTAAGACATCAATTTATACTTCCTGAACTCCGTCAAAATTATGAAGAACTTATTAAATATTACAAAAAGAAAGATAATCCAAAACAAGAGTTGTACTACACCAACCAGCTTCTAAAAGCGGATAGCATTATATCTTCGGATTTTAAATCTTTGTCGATACGCATTCATAAAGAATACGACACCAAAGCATTATTGGAAGCAAAAAAAGACTTAGAAAGTAGTAATTTTTTGAGCAAATCAATGCTTATGATAAGTGGAATTATTATCTTATTATTAGGGATTATTTTTTTCTACTGGTTTAAAAGAAAAAAAGAACTTCAAAAAAAGTACGATGAACTCTTGCTTAAAATTAATTCTGATTTTACTGAAAAACCAATAACGCCAATTGTAGAAATTGCTTTGGAAAAAAACTCAAAGCTCGATACAAGAACTTTTGAAAGTTTACAAAAAGCGTTTGATGAGTTTGAGAAAAATAAAGGTTTTCTTGAAAAGGGTATTACTGCTGGAAAACTAGCTATACAGATGGGAACAAATGCGACTTATATTTCGCAATTTATGAGTGAATATAAAGAGAGTAATTTCAATACTTATATCAATAAATTAAGGATTGATTATGCTACTCAAAAAATATATAATGATAAACAATGGCGAAAATATTCTGTAGAGGATATTGCGCTTTCTTGTGGTTTTAGTAACCGACAAAGTTTTTCTAATGTTTTTTATAAACAAAACGGAATTCGTCCTGCCGATTTCCTTAAAAAGAGAAATCAAGAATTAGAATTGCAAAAAAATAGTTGA